One window of Mycobacteriales bacterium genomic DNA carries:
- a CDS encoding GNAT family protein, whose translation MGVRPLRLRDGVVWAEVRRRNAEWLGPWEATPPGGDLAYRDSVATFTTMTRALRRQARQGTAFPFVVTLDGGLVGQLTIGNIVRGSLNSGYAGYWVDGRVAGRGIMPTALALAVDHCFAVGLHRVEANIRPENTASRRVVEKLGFREEGARRRYLHIAGAYRDHLCFAITPEDVPEGLLVRWRSVLATSRHTDGGA comes from the coding sequence GTGGGCGTGCGCCCGCTGCGACTTCGAGACGGTGTCGTGTGGGCGGAGGTTCGTCGGCGTAACGCCGAATGGCTCGGACCGTGGGAGGCCACCCCGCCGGGGGGTGATCTCGCCTACCGCGATTCGGTGGCGACCTTCACGACCATGACCCGCGCCCTGCGCCGTCAGGCGCGGCAGGGAACGGCTTTCCCCTTCGTCGTCACTCTCGACGGAGGGCTGGTTGGCCAGCTGACCATCGGCAACATCGTGCGCGGATCGCTCAACTCCGGCTACGCCGGCTATTGGGTCGACGGACGGGTGGCCGGCCGCGGCATCATGCCGACGGCCCTCGCCCTCGCCGTCGACCACTGCTTCGCCGTGGGGCTCCACCGGGTCGAGGCGAACATCAGGCCGGAGAACACCGCAAGTCGCCGGGTGGTCGAAAAGCTGGGGTTCCGGGAGGAGGGGGCTCGCCGCCGATATCTGCACATCGCCGGCGCCTATCGGGATCATCTCTGCTTCGCGATTACGCCCGAAGACGTGCCGGAAGGGCTGCTGGTTCGCTGGCGAAGTGTTTTGGCGACTTCGCGACACACCGACGGCGGTGCGTGA
- a CDS encoding DUF6788 family protein: protein MRPDPVARAEARRITAELAAIARTGQLLPGSIGSRLTRCGHPTCRCRQDPPQRHGPYWQWTRKIAAKTVGRWLSQDQAADYQPWVDNHRRVRELLTQLEALGIATLENDPRTGKRH, encoded by the coding sequence ATGCGTCCCGACCCGGTCGCGCGAGCCGAAGCCCGGCGCATCACCGCCGAACTCGCCGCGATCGCACGCACCGGGCAGCTCCTGCCCGGCTCGATCGGCTCCCGGCTCACCCGCTGCGGGCACCCCACCTGCCGCTGCCGCCAAGACCCCCCGCAACGCCACGGCCCGTACTGGCAATGGACCCGCAAGATAGCCGCCAAAACCGTCGGCCGATGGCTCAGCCAAGACCAAGCCGCGGACTACCAACCCTGGGTCGACAACCACCGGCGAGTCCGCGAGCTACTCACCCAACTCGAGGCGCTCGGCATCGCCACCCTTGAAAACGACCCCCGCACCGGCAAACGGCATTAG
- a CDS encoding plasmid pRiA4b ORF-3 family protein, translated as MEEGTTFEYVYDFGDNWQHRLVVEKIVTAAPGTTYPACVAGRRACPPEDCGGVWGYADFLTAISDPTHPEHDSMLEWAGGAFDPKAFDPSDFSHRLQLGRFVE; from the coding sequence ATCGAGGAAGGAACGACCTTCGAATACGTCTACGACTTCGGCGACAATTGGCAGCACAGGCTCGTGGTGGAGAAGATCGTCACTGCCGCGCCGGGTACGACCTACCCGGCCTGCGTCGCAGGACGCCGAGCCTGTCCTCCCGAGGACTGCGGAGGCGTGTGGGGCTATGCCGACTTCCTCACCGCCATCAGCGACCCGACACATCCCGAGCACGACTCGATGCTCGAATGGGCGGGCGGCGCCTTCGACCCCAAGGCGTTCGATCCCAGCGACTTCTCCCACCGCTTGCAGCTCGGCCGGTTCGTCGAGTGA
- a CDS encoding PIN domain-containing protein has translation MSEPAGLLDTSVFIAREVERPLGELPARVTVSVVTIGELELGVLSAVDAASRARRGDTLALAKTAEPVPISESIMGAWARLVVDCRTAGIQRTVKLIDALIAATAIDLGLPVVTQDDDYDQMARAHRALHVLKV, from the coding sequence TTGAGCGAGCCGGCCGGCCTCCTCGACACCTCGGTGTTCATCGCCCGAGAGGTCGAGCGACCACTCGGCGAGCTGCCGGCCCGGGTGACGGTCTCTGTGGTCACCATTGGCGAGCTCGAACTAGGAGTGCTAAGCGCCGTCGATGCGGCCTCCCGGGCTCGCCGGGGTGACACCCTGGCGCTCGCCAAGACGGCGGAGCCTGTCCCGATCAGCGAGTCAATCATGGGGGCGTGGGCTCGGCTCGTGGTCGATTGCCGTACCGCCGGTATCCAGCGGACGGTCAAGCTCATCGACGCGCTGATCGCCGCGACTGCGATCGACCTCGGCTTGCCGGTGGTGACCCAGGACGACGACTACGACCAGATGGCGAGAGCGCACCGAGCACTCCACGTCCTCAAGGTGTAA
- a CDS encoding type II toxin-antitoxin system prevent-host-death family antitoxin yields the protein MKVGVRELRNQTSQVIDAVRAGERVVLTVHGEAVADIVPHGQRARWLPGDHLWRELAERAADPALRDDLDSLAGQTLDEL from the coding sequence ATGAAGGTCGGCGTGCGTGAACTCCGCAATCAGACGAGTCAGGTCATCGATGCCGTGCGGGCTGGCGAGCGGGTGGTCCTCACCGTGCACGGCGAGGCGGTCGCCGACATCGTGCCCCACGGTCAGCGGGCTCGCTGGCTGCCCGGTGATCATCTGTGGCGGGAACTCGCCGAACGGGCAGCCGACCCGGCGCTTCGTGACGATCTCGACAGCCTCGCCGGACAGACCCTGGACGAGCTTTGA
- a CDS encoding IS607 family transposase codes for MKLADWARANGVHPKTAYRWWRAGTLPVPARQVNARVILVDDPGMAARAKGGGGVGLYARVSSPDQRADLDRQVARLSEWAAKAGRRVERVEAEVGSGMSGARSKARRLLADPKVTTVVVEHRDRLGRMNIELVEAALSAQGRSVLVLDAGEVDDDLVRDMTEVLTSFCARLYGRRSARNRAEKALRCAGHDVGPMALSHAGGKIAP; via the coding sequence GTGAAGTTGGCCGATTGGGCTCGGGCGAACGGCGTGCACCCGAAGACTGCGTATCGGTGGTGGCGGGCGGGGACGTTGCCGGTGCCGGCTCGCCAGGTCAACGCCAGGGTGATCTTGGTCGACGACCCAGGTATGGCGGCGCGGGCTAAGGGTGGGGGCGGCGTCGGGCTGTACGCCCGGGTGTCTTCTCCCGATCAGCGTGCCGATCTTGACCGGCAGGTGGCCCGGCTGAGCGAATGGGCGGCTAAGGCGGGAAGGCGAGTCGAGCGCGTCGAGGCGGAGGTGGGCTCGGGGATGAGCGGGGCTCGCAGCAAGGCGCGCCGGTTGCTCGCTGACCCGAAGGTGACCACGGTGGTCGTCGAGCATCGGGATCGTCTGGGGAGGATGAACATCGAGTTGGTCGAGGCGGCATTGTCGGCCCAGGGTCGCAGCGTGTTGGTGCTCGACGCGGGCGAGGTCGACGACGATCTGGTCCGGGACATGACCGAGGTGCTCACCAGCTTCTGTGCCCGCCTGTACGGGCGGCGTTCGGCCAGGAACAGGGCGGAAAAGGCGCTGCGTTGCGCCGGGCACGACGTAGGACCGATGGCACTGTCACATGCCGGTGGGAAGATCGCGCCATGA
- a CDS encoding ABC transporter ATP-binding protein, which translates to MAWDVGGAGFGGGPRAGANPGGGLPFAGVPSEMQPGVDALLAGEPEHGEPAAQFSYSEPARERAGLTLRRLLFAHWRSGVVAVALVALVSVTNQAGPKLVDIGIDDGMLRHHSFATIVVVAVIYLLATVVTALAQRSLARVTGRLAAWVMNDLRVRVFSHLQRLGLDFYTGEKAGVVMTRMTSDIENLQQLLQDGLAQIAVQVLTMLVIAGLLFSMNVRLAAITLVLIVPALTGMSLWFRSRSERGYQRVRDGIANVLADLSESLHGVRVVTAHNRQRHNVIHHRNVVGAYRDANMYTAQIAAIYGPGTQALGYLGQAVLLAVGGEMVLHHSLSIGELVAFFLYLNRFFAPIQLLVQQYNTYQQSQASMVKLRTLLATTPSVAELPDAAPLPPIEGRIEFEDVTFGYDPATPVISQVSLLIEPGETVAFVGPTGAGKSTLAKLVSRFYDPTEGRLLIDGHDLRQVTLQSLRKQVGVVPQEPFLFAGTLRENIAFARPGATDDEVEHAVGAVGLSELISGMPDGVDTVVHERGQSLSSGERQLIALARAFLARPRVLVLDEATSNLDLRSEARIEAALDLLLDGRTAILIAHRLTTAMKADRIVVVDDGAIVESGSHAELVDAGGRYAQMYRAWITHVEDQPCGVENCSPRW; encoded by the coding sequence GTGGCTTGGGACGTGGGTGGCGCGGGATTCGGCGGTGGACCGCGTGCGGGGGCCAACCCCGGCGGGGGCCTGCCGTTCGCCGGGGTGCCATCGGAGATGCAGCCTGGCGTGGACGCCCTGCTCGCGGGCGAACCCGAACACGGGGAGCCGGCCGCGCAGTTCAGCTACTCCGAGCCCGCGAGGGAGCGAGCCGGACTGACCCTGCGCCGGCTCCTGTTCGCGCACTGGCGTTCGGGGGTCGTGGCGGTGGCCCTCGTTGCGCTGGTGAGCGTCACCAACCAGGCCGGTCCCAAGCTGGTGGACATCGGAATCGACGACGGCATGCTGCGCCATCACAGCTTCGCCACCATCGTCGTGGTCGCGGTCATCTACCTGCTCGCGACCGTGGTTACCGCGCTGGCCCAGCGGTCCCTGGCCCGGGTCACCGGGCGGCTGGCGGCCTGGGTGATGAACGACCTGCGGGTGCGCGTGTTCAGCCACCTACAGCGGCTCGGCCTCGACTTCTACACCGGTGAAAAGGCCGGCGTCGTCATGACCCGCATGACCTCGGACATCGAGAATCTCCAACAGCTACTCCAGGACGGGCTGGCGCAGATCGCCGTGCAGGTGCTGACCATGCTGGTCATCGCCGGCCTGCTGTTCTCGATGAACGTCAGGCTAGCGGCGATAACGCTGGTTCTAATCGTGCCCGCCCTGACGGGGATGTCCCTGTGGTTCCGCTCGCGGTCGGAGCGTGGCTACCAACGGGTCCGCGACGGCATCGCAAACGTGCTAGCCGACTTGTCGGAAAGCCTCCACGGCGTGCGGGTGGTCACCGCGCACAATCGGCAACGGCACAACGTGATCCATCACCGCAACGTTGTCGGCGCCTACCGGGACGCCAACATGTACACGGCGCAGATCGCCGCGATCTACGGCCCGGGTACCCAGGCCCTGGGCTACCTGGGTCAGGCGGTTCTGCTCGCGGTCGGTGGCGAGATGGTCCTGCACCACTCGTTGAGCATCGGAGAGCTCGTCGCTTTCTTCCTCTACCTGAACCGATTCTTCGCGCCGATCCAACTCCTTGTTCAGCAGTACAACACCTATCAGCAGAGCCAAGCTTCGATGGTCAAGCTGCGGACCCTGCTCGCCACGACGCCGAGCGTCGCAGAGCTGCCGGACGCCGCCCCCCTGCCGCCGATCGAGGGTCGGATCGAGTTCGAGGACGTGACCTTCGGCTACGACCCGGCCACGCCGGTCATCTCGCAGGTGTCGCTGCTGATCGAGCCGGGCGAGACCGTGGCTTTCGTCGGGCCGACGGGAGCCGGCAAGTCGACCCTCGCCAAGCTCGTATCCCGCTTCTACGACCCGACCGAGGGCCGTCTGCTCATCGATGGCCACGACCTGCGCCAGGTGACGCTTCAGTCGTTACGCAAGCAGGTCGGGGTGGTGCCCCAGGAGCCGTTCCTGTTCGCCGGGACGCTGCGGGAGAACATCGCCTTCGCCCGGCCCGGCGCCACCGACGACGAGGTCGAGCACGCCGTCGGCGCGGTCGGGCTGAGCGAACTGATCTCCGGGATGCCGGACGGCGTCGACACCGTCGTTCACGAGCGGGGGCAGTCGCTGTCTTCCGGGGAGCGGCAGCTGATCGCCCTGGCCCGAGCGTTCCTGGCCCGGCCGCGGGTGCTTGTCCTCGACGAAGCCACCTCGAACCTCGACCTTCGGTCCGAAGCCCGGATCGAAGCGGCGCTCGACCTTCTCCTCGACGGCCGGACCGCGATCCTCATCGCGCACCGGCTCACTACCGCGATGAAGGCCGACCGGATCGTCGTCGTGGACGACGGGGCGATCGTCGAGTCCGGCTCGCACGCCGAACTCGTCGATGCTGGCGGCCGTTACGCGCAGATGTACCGAGCCTGGATCACCCACGTGGAAGACCAGCCCTGCGGGGTAGAGAACTGCTCACCTAGATGGTAG
- a CDS encoding ABC transporter ATP-binding protein, whose amino-acid sequence MSVPTAHSAPDVAGTSTFVPVAVQPRYRAPRSGIDPVRTHSWLRRAMPLVLAHRRAFVSALVLSFAGLVMTVEIPNLLNEAITRSIASHVTPLAHYVRWVLVLAALAAVSGYLARLLLMRTAYGLEFDLRNLLYEHLSRMSFGFYDRVQSGQLISRANSDIRSVQMYLTFAPFILVQCAIAVVAFGFMLSIDVPLAFVAMATTPLVFLLGVRMRNWMFPVSWLIQSRLADVATIVDENISGVRVVKAFAAEPQQLRALARAADKLQWAYVKDADLRARFAPLVQNLPQVGLALVLLFGGYQVLHGQLGVGAILAFSAYIVMLQAPFQMLGMLVMMGQRAAASAGRIYEILDEMPTVVDRPGAVDLVGAAGEVRFDAVDFSYGPDRSAVLLGFDVGLAPGETVALVGRTGSGKSTVARLLTRFYDVDAGAVRIDGLDVRDLTLTSLRANVGIVLDEPFLFSVSIRDNIAYGRPAATLAEVEAAARAAGAEEFIQELPHGYDTVVGERGYTLSGGQRQRIALARTLLVNPPILVLDDATSSIDVEVEQRIHDALRVLMRGRTTLIIAHRLSTISLADRVLLLDEGRIVADGTHAELMASVPLYVQVLAQADADPDPDG is encoded by the coding sequence GTGAGCGTGCCGACCGCGCATTCGGCCCCGGACGTCGCGGGCACGTCCACTTTCGTCCCGGTGGCGGTGCAACCGAGGTACCGGGCCCCGCGTTCTGGAATCGACCCGGTGCGGACGCACTCTTGGCTGCGCAGGGCGATGCCGCTCGTGCTCGCGCACCGGCGGGCCTTCGTTTCCGCGCTCGTGCTGTCCTTCGCGGGTCTCGTGATGACGGTGGAGATCCCGAACCTGCTCAACGAGGCTATTACCCGCTCGATCGCCTCGCATGTGACCCCGCTCGCGCACTATGTCCGATGGGTGCTGGTGCTAGCGGCGCTGGCCGCGGTCAGTGGCTACCTGGCGCGGCTGCTGCTGATGAGGACCGCGTACGGCCTCGAGTTCGATTTGCGCAACCTGCTCTACGAGCACCTCAGTCGCATGTCGTTCGGGTTCTACGACCGGGTGCAGTCCGGGCAGCTCATCTCCCGGGCGAACTCCGACATCCGTTCGGTCCAGATGTACCTGACGTTCGCGCCGTTCATCCTCGTGCAGTGTGCGATCGCCGTGGTCGCGTTCGGCTTCATGCTGTCCATCGACGTGCCGCTGGCGTTCGTGGCCATGGCCACGACTCCGCTCGTGTTCTTGCTCGGGGTCCGGATGCGCAACTGGATGTTCCCGGTGTCCTGGCTGATCCAGAGTCGGCTCGCCGACGTAGCCACGATCGTCGATGAGAACATCAGCGGGGTTCGGGTGGTGAAGGCGTTCGCCGCCGAGCCGCAGCAGTTGCGGGCGTTGGCGCGAGCGGCCGACAAGTTGCAGTGGGCTTACGTGAAGGACGCCGACCTGCGGGCCCGTTTCGCACCGCTGGTGCAGAACCTGCCGCAGGTCGGACTGGCCCTGGTGCTGCTCTTCGGCGGGTATCAGGTGCTGCACGGGCAGCTCGGGGTGGGAGCGATCCTCGCGTTCAGCGCCTACATCGTCATGTTGCAGGCGCCGTTTCAAATGCTCGGCATGCTCGTCATGATGGGGCAGCGGGCGGCGGCCTCCGCGGGGCGGATCTACGAGATCCTCGACGAGATGCCAACGGTCGTGGACCGTCCGGGCGCGGTGGATCTCGTCGGGGCCGCGGGCGAGGTCCGCTTCGATGCGGTCGACTTCAGCTACGGGCCGGATCGGTCGGCCGTGTTGCTCGGCTTCGACGTCGGCTTGGCTCCTGGGGAGACGGTCGCCCTGGTGGGCCGGACCGGGTCCGGCAAGTCGACGGTGGCGCGGCTGCTCACCCGCTTCTACGACGTCGACGCCGGGGCGGTTCGCATAGACGGGTTGGACGTGCGGGACCTGACGCTGACGAGCCTGCGGGCGAACGTCGGCATCGTGCTCGACGAGCCGTTCCTGTTCTCGGTGTCGATCCGCGACAACATCGCCTACGGCCGGCCCGCGGCGACGCTCGCCGAGGTGGAGGCGGCGGCCCGGGCCGCGGGGGCGGAGGAGTTCATCCAGGAGCTGCCCCACGGCTATGACACGGTCGTCGGTGAACGCGGCTACACCCTGTCCGGCGGTCAGCGGCAGCGGATCGCGTTGGCCCGCACCCTGCTCGTCAACCCACCGATCCTGGTGCTCGACGACGCCACGAGCTCGATCGACGTCGAGGTCGAGCAGCGGATCCACGACGCACTGCGCGTGCTCATGCGAGGTCGGACGACATTGATCATCGCGCATCGACTGTCCACGATCAGTCTGGCCGACCGGGTGCTCCTCCTCGATGAGGGTCGGATCGTCGCCGACGGCACCCACGCAGAGCTGATGGCCAGCGTGCCCCTGTACGTGCAGGTGCTGGCGCAGGCCGACGCCGACCCGGACCCGGACGGCTGA
- a CDS encoding GNAT family N-acetyltransferase yields MLHVARGLSPRDLRAIADLERRVVEADGGRLKLEWGTLQARTGEQVEDLLWWDDEHLLGFLGMYAFGSALELAGMVAPAARRRGIGAALLDAALPLARVRGHRRALLVVPRPSEAGRSLALGRGATLDHSEHALVLLAEPAGVPRDTAMTLRRAGPADAAQVSRLLEAGFGHPAVGLAEQLAAEGEQTLLIEMAGSPVGSLRLTRRGEDAGIYGFVVDPAWQGRGVGRDVLRRVCQQLRREGAQRICLEVAVDNERALGLYSAIGFATVTTEDYYILPLG; encoded by the coding sequence GTGTTGCACGTTGCTCGCGGTCTTTCGCCGCGTGACCTTCGGGCGATCGCCGACCTCGAGCGGCGCGTTGTAGAGGCCGACGGTGGTCGCCTGAAACTGGAGTGGGGCACGTTGCAGGCTCGCACCGGCGAGCAAGTCGAAGACCTGCTGTGGTGGGATGACGAGCATCTGCTGGGGTTCCTCGGCATGTACGCGTTCGGCTCTGCGCTGGAATTGGCCGGGATGGTCGCGCCGGCTGCACGTCGACGCGGTATCGGCGCCGCCCTGCTGGATGCCGCGCTGCCGCTGGCCCGTGTGCGTGGTCATCGGCGGGCGCTGCTCGTCGTCCCCCGCCCGTCCGAGGCCGGCCGCTCACTGGCGCTGGGTCGCGGCGCGACCCTGGACCATTCCGAGCATGCGCTCGTTCTCCTCGCTGAGCCGGCGGGCGTGCCCCGTGACACCGCGATGACGCTGCGCCGTGCGGGGCCCGCGGACGCCGCCCAGGTCTCCCGCCTGCTGGAAGCCGGCTTCGGGCACCCGGCGGTAGGGCTCGCTGAGCAGCTTGCCGCCGAGGGGGAGCAGACTCTGCTGATCGAGATGGCCGGCTCCCCGGTCGGCTCCCTGCGCCTGACGCGCCGGGGCGAGGACGCTGGGATCTATGGGTTTGTCGTCGACCCGGCTTGGCAGGGGCGCGGCGTTGGACGCGACGTGCTGCGGCGGGTCTGTCAGCAGCTTCGCCGGGAGGGGGCTCAGCGCATCTGCCTGGAGGTGGCGGTGGACAACGAACGCGCACTCGGGCTGTATTCGGCCATCGGGTTCGCCACCGTGACGACGGAGGACTACTACATACTGCCGCTGGGCTGA
- a CDS encoding BREX system ATP-binding domain-containing protein, whose amino-acid sequence MSNRMSAEQVSRRRAVEALRSGVPSWDAVAALGSGQPEAEDRFTALLSALDGSIPASGASTALLVGGGFGSGKSHLLTHLAHLALSAGFVVSTVVISKETPLHDPVKTFRAAVHGAVGPGRTHGVVSDAAASLDADSPRYAELSRWLNAQSGAPDERFAATLLCHERLRGGEVPGSDETVDALVRFWAGDPLRVSDLRRALRAVGAGGMYTFSPISARDLARQRFRFIARLLRAAGHAGWVILFDEVELIGRYTLLQRGRSYAEVARWLDGDAAQRAPLVGVLAMTDDFEAAVLSGKDDRGQVPAKLRGRETPEWDETATLAEAGMRHIDRDMLLLSPPDRGELDRAYSTIKQLHAAAFGWSPPDVSGLERLGATRMRQYVRAWINEWDLIRLDPGYQPQSEAIQIASDYREDEALGGSASGDDHDEPG is encoded by the coding sequence GTGAGCAACCGCATGAGCGCCGAACAGGTCAGTCGCCGCCGCGCCGTGGAGGCGCTGCGCTCGGGTGTGCCGAGCTGGGACGCGGTCGCCGCCCTGGGTTCGGGTCAGCCCGAGGCCGAGGACCGGTTCACTGCGTTGCTCTCCGCGCTGGACGGTTCGATACCCGCTTCCGGCGCTTCGACGGCGCTGCTGGTCGGAGGTGGCTTCGGATCCGGCAAGTCCCACCTCCTGACGCATCTGGCCCATCTCGCGTTGTCCGCCGGCTTCGTGGTCAGCACTGTGGTGATCAGCAAGGAAACACCACTGCACGACCCGGTGAAGACCTTTCGGGCAGCGGTCCACGGCGCTGTCGGCCCCGGCCGCACCCACGGGGTCGTGTCGGACGCCGCGGCGTCACTCGACGCCGATTCCCCGCGTTACGCCGAGCTCAGCCGCTGGCTGAACGCGCAATCCGGTGCCCCGGACGAGCGCTTCGCGGCGACACTGCTCTGCCATGAGCGGTTGCGGGGTGGGGAGGTGCCGGGCAGCGACGAAACCGTCGACGCCCTCGTCCGATTCTGGGCGGGTGACCCGTTGCGAGTGTCCGACCTGCGCCGTGCCTTGCGGGCGGTCGGCGCCGGCGGGATGTACACCTTCTCCCCGATCTCCGCCCGTGACCTGGCCAGGCAGCGGTTCCGCTTCATCGCCCGGCTGCTGCGAGCCGCGGGGCACGCCGGCTGGGTGATTCTCTTTGACGAGGTCGAGCTGATCGGGCGGTACACCCTGCTTCAGCGCGGCCGGTCGTACGCGGAGGTGGCCCGTTGGCTCGACGGCGACGCAGCGCAGCGGGCGCCGCTCGTCGGTGTGCTGGCCATGACGGACGACTTCGAGGCGGCCGTGCTGTCCGGCAAGGACGATCGCGGGCAGGTGCCCGCGAAGCTGCGGGGGAGGGAGACCCCGGAGTGGGACGAGACGGCGACTCTCGCCGAGGCGGGCATGCGCCACATCGATCGAGACATGCTGTTGCTCAGCCCACCCGACCGTGGCGAGCTTGATCGAGCGTACTCGACGATCAAACAGCTGCACGCTGCCGCGTTCGGCTGGTCACCGCCGGACGTCTCGGGTTTGGAAAGACTCGGCGCAACACGGATGCGACAGTACGTCCGGGCCTGGATCAACGAATGGGATCTGATCCGGCTCGACCCCGGGTACCAGCCGCAGAGCGAAGCCATCCAGATCGCCAGCGACTATCGGGAGGACGAGGCGCTCGGCGGCAGCGCCTCGGGGGACGACCACGACGAGCCTGGCTAG
- a CDS encoding BREX system ATP-binding domain-containing protein produces the protein MTAPGPAAVPPSGVLGGGVLKVDDYAAFLADEYLTCYLPAGGGAVKVAVVGDAGAADRFEATLAAAAARVGCLHLAVSAESTRLHMVDQIFFAVSRSLDWDDLAGAHVRAAYDAAGFPVPPGDGLILEAVARLHDVDSRELYRSVRRVLERRLLADQALAPEMRRAILRLAQSRLGAGDVDPAEREAVLGWLRGELRSITALRGSLIYQRIGRHNARAMLTSTAALMLSAGHAGLVLYLDYTRVAEARRPPIDSRSGFYYAKAAALDAYEVLRQFIDATDEFRGALVIAVMPPELVTDETRGLPAYTALQLRVADEVRDRRRANPFAALVRLDVRLEAVP, from the coding sequence ATGACCGCGCCCGGGCCGGCCGCCGTGCCGCCGAGCGGTGTCCTCGGCGGCGGCGTCCTCAAGGTCGACGACTATGCGGCCTTCCTGGCCGACGAGTACCTGACGTGCTATCTGCCGGCCGGCGGGGGTGCGGTCAAAGTCGCGGTCGTCGGCGACGCCGGCGCGGCCGACCGGTTCGAGGCGACGCTCGCCGCTGCTGCCGCGCGTGTCGGCTGCCTGCACCTGGCGGTGTCCGCGGAGTCGACCCGACTGCATATGGTGGACCAGATCTTCTTTGCCGTCTCCAGGTCCCTTGACTGGGACGACCTGGCCGGGGCGCATGTCCGGGCGGCCTATGACGCCGCCGGCTTCCCGGTTCCGCCCGGTGACGGGCTGATCCTCGAGGCCGTCGCGCGGCTCCACGACGTCGACTCCCGTGAGCTCTACCGCAGCGTCCGCCGGGTGCTGGAGCGACGCCTGCTGGCCGACCAGGCGCTGGCCCCCGAGATGCGCCGCGCGATCCTGCGGCTCGCCCAGAGTCGGCTCGGGGCAGGTGACGTCGACCCGGCAGAACGCGAGGCGGTGCTCGGCTGGCTCCGAGGCGAATTGCGCTCGATCACCGCGTTGCGGGGGTCGCTCATCTACCAGCGGATCGGCCGGCATAACGCACGAGCGATGCTCACCTCGACGGCCGCCCTGATGTTGTCCGCAGGTCACGCCGGGCTGGTGCTGTATCTCGACTACACCCGCGTGGCGGAGGCGCGTCGGCCGCCGATCGATTCCCGTTCCGGCTTCTACTACGCGAAGGCCGCCGCGCTCGACGCATACGAGGTGCTCCGCCAGTTCATCGACGCGACGGACGAGTTCCGCGGCGCGCTTGTGATCGCTGTCATGCCGCCAGAGCTGGTGACCGACGAGACGCGCGGGTTGCCCGCGTACACCGCATTGCAGCTGCGCGTCGCCGATGAGGTTCGCGACCGTCGGCGGGCGAACCCGTTCGCCGCTCTGGTCCGCCTGGACGTGCGCTTGGAGGCGGTTCCGTGA